In the Patescibacteria group bacterium genome, GGTGTATGTTTTTGAGGGAATGGCATCGTTGGAAGATGGACAAGTGGTTCCCGCGACTTATTTTGTTCCTGCAATTTAATCCTAATTAAGGGTAAATTAGGACTACCAGATCTACTGTTTCGAAAGTTTGCGAATTAATAAATCGAGTTTTCTTGAGAGACCTGCGAGCTTGACATAAATGCGGTAAATTAGGTAAAACAACAGAATTACTGACAAGTACAAAATTAAATCCGACCCACGCCCTATTCCAAACAAATTTGCTAGAGTTGAGGAAAGTCCGGGGTAAAAAACCACTACTGACCCTACCCCCCAAACCAAAACCCAAAATATTACCCCGCCTAAATTTAAGGCTTTTTCCCTAAACCGCAACAGAGCTCGACTTGTTGAAAAGGCAACGATGACAAGAAAAAGAATTTGAAATAGCATCATAATATTAGCTAACTAAAAGTCTGCGTAATACCTTAAAAGCATTAGTAACTTTTTGACCTTTCTTTAAACTGTAACTGGTATAAATTCCCTTAATGGGAATCTCCCCAATCTTGAGATTACTCTTTTTAGCAAGACCAATCAGTTCCGTTGAGACCTCGTAACCCGATGTCACCGGTTGCAATAATTCTAACGCTTTCCGATTAAATCCCCGCATTCCCGACTGCGAGTCTGATACGTAAACACCATAGAGAGCGTAGGTGATGAGATTTGAGAGAATGTTGACAAGATAGCGTAATTTGTAGCCTTTAGCCAAATCTTTAATTCTTGTTCCGATGACAAAATCAAACTTTTGCAAGAAGAGGGCTTCTTTGATTTTTAAAGCATCTTCCGTTTTGTGCTGTCCGTCGGCATCAAATGTTATGGCAAAATTATAATTCTGATATCTGGCGTACTCTAAACCCGTGGCAATTGCTCCCCCCAAACCAACATTTAAAATGTGACTGATAACGGTAGCTCCAAACTTTTGGGCAACAGTTACAGTAGTATCCCAACTTCCATCATTGACAACTAGAATATCCTCAAAACCCACAGTTCTTAAATCGCCAACAACTTTTCCTATTGATGCATCTTCATTGTAAGCTGGGATGATGACGAGTAATTTTTGTATCACTGCCTTAAAATATCATAAAAACTTGTCCAAATAACAATTGTTCCCGGGGCGCGGAGATTAAAAATAGATTTAAATTTGTAGCCGTCAAATGTTATCCCACCCGAGTAGTTGGCACTATAAAGCTTTATTGATGATGTATATCCTTCGCCATCATCGTAAACTTCAATCTTGCTAATTTCTCCAACGGGATCAACATCTTCATCTTTTAGCTTCTCAATGACTTCGTCCTCGCTGATTCCACCCTGATCCGCCGGAGAAAGATCGCTATTGTACGAGGAGGATTCTTTGGAAAGCAAATAAGCGTTAAAAACATCTTGGGCCTGCTCTTCTGTCATCCAAGGACCATTTTCGGTACCTTTGCCCCAAGCTTTATGAAACCATGGAGAATCGCCATATTCTGGTCCATCGTAAGAGCAGTTTTCCCAATCACCACAATCTCCATCTCGCAACCTTTGAGAATACGGACGAGAACTTCCCCAAACATCGGCGCTGGAACGAACGAAACCCCCAGCGGTAGAGGCATACCACGCGGGAATAGGAGAACCATTGTAAGACAAATACTGACCACAAGTTGCATCCACTGCTTGATTCCATCTACCACCTTTTTCATGTCCTAAATAAACTTGGCACCTTTGATCGGTACAAATTGCCCTGCCACCTTGGGTGTAATTTAGAGCATAGCTTCGAGCTGCTACGGCTTGGGCTTTTAAGGCTTCCATGTTCCAACTAGAGGGCATCTCACCTAAGCCATAAAGGTATTCTTCTAAAGAAATATCCCCATACCCCGCAACCGGAATTTCTAGATCTTTATCACATTTCCCCTCCAAAGAAGTGTTTGGATAGTAAGCATCTAAAATTTCTTCGTAATCTTGACCATCATCTGCCCTACCTTTGGCACCATACTGGTTCATTCCTACCCGATGGGGATAGCCCCGAGTAAAAAACGCATAGGCGGTTCCCGAAAAACCTGGGTCGGGCAAGCTTTGCCTGCCAGATTCGCTGTCACCTACAGTTAGCCTTTCTGATGATGCCCCAAACTTTTCGCGCAGTAAGGCATTTTGTTTTTCGGACAACTCCTCCAAAGAATCCGACAAATCGCTTAGCTGATCTTCTAGGGCACTAGCCTGCGACTGCAAACCCGCAACCTCCCCTTGAGCCGATTGTACTTGGGTGGCAAGAGTGGCTTTAATTTGTTCCAAACGAGCTTTCTGCGTCTCCAAACCTGTTTTAGCTTTTTCGGTTTCTGCTTTTTTGTTGGAATAATCCTCTATTTCGCTATTGACTCTCTTAATAGTGTCAATTGATTGACCCAGATAACTTTTGTAGTACATAGAATTTTTGGCTAAATCCAAAAAACCGATGGAGGATAAGACCATTTGGAGCGTGGATTGTCGCGAGGCTTTATAAAGACCGCGAATAGTACCATCGCGCTCGGCGCTTTTTTGTAACAAAACCGTATTGAATCTATTTAAGAGGTCTTCCAACTCCACAATTTTTGCCGAGAGATTATTAATTGATGCTAGAACTCCATTGATTTCGCCTTGGGTGACATTAACTTGGGATGAGAGATTGTTGATTTTACTGGTAATTTGGGAAATTTCGGAGTTGATGTCGGACAAATCCCCCTTAACATCGTTGTATTCATCTTGAGTTTTTGTCAGATCTTCTTGCACCTCGGCAATTTCCTCGTCACTAACAACAGAAAAAGCTAGCGTTGGAAGAGCCAGCAAAGCAAAAATTGTAATAAAAATCATTAACCCTTTTGGCATGGGTTAAGTATAACAAATTTAAAATCTTCACGGTTTTGGGGTCATAACCATAAAAAACTGGTAAAAATTAGCGATTTTTCACGATTACATAAGTTCTTCCACCTCCGTCGCATAAAACGCGATTCGAAAAAAGTGGAAGAATTCTGGGTTGATAAACCAATATTTTTGGGTCTCACCACATTTTTTTCCTGTTGTAACAACATTTAAGACAGTAATGAGAATACCTTGACCTAACAGCAAATTATCGGGTACTACCCGAATCGGGTAGTACCCGCTTTTACCGATTTTAACGAATTAGATATTCAAGTAATTTTTGTAGGCGGGGCAGATGTGGCGGTAGTCGCAATATTTGCATAAAGGGCTAGTTTTGGCTTCAAAATTTCCCACCTTTATCTCCTTAACCGTCTTAACAATATCTTCTTTGACACTTTCCAGATCTGCATCTGTTCTGGTGGTGGATATTTTTTGGGCATCCTCAAAAAAGTAAAGCGATAGGCTCTTTAAAGGTAATTTAAAAAAGTCGCGACAGGCTAAAGCATAATATGTAAGTTGCATATCACGATCGACTTCTTTTTGCTCCTTTAACCCCCCTGTTTTATAATCTACAATTTCAACCCCACCAACCCTCTCATCAAT is a window encoding:
- a CDS encoding DUF2304 family protein is translated as MMLFQILFLVIVAFSTSRALLRFREKALNLGGVIFWVLVWGVGSVVVFYPGLSSTLANLFGIGRGSDLILYLSVILLFYLIYRIYVKLAGLSRKLDLLIRKLSKQ
- a CDS encoding SpoIID/LytB domain-containing protein, with amino-acid sequence MPKGLMIFITIFALLALPTLAFSVVSDEEIAEVQEDLTKTQDEYNDVKGDLSDINSEISQITSKINNLSSQVNVTQGEINGVLASINNLSAKIVELEDLLNRFNTVLLQKSAERDGTIRGLYKASRQSTLQMVLSSIGFLDLAKNSMYYKSYLGQSIDTIKRVNSEIEDYSNKKAETEKAKTGLETQKARLEQIKATLATQVQSAQGEVAGLQSQASALEDQLSDLSDSLEELSEKQNALLREKFGASSERLTVGDSESGRQSLPDPGFSGTAYAFFTRGYPHRVGMNQYGAKGRADDGQDYEEILDAYYPNTSLEGKCDKDLEIPVAGYGDISLEEYLYGLGEMPSSWNMEALKAQAVAARSYALNYTQGGRAICTDQRCQVYLGHEKGGRWNQAVDATCGQYLSYNGSPIPAWYASTAGGFVRSSADVWGSSRPYSQRLRDGDCGDWENCSYDGPEYGDSPWFHKAWGKGTENGPWMTEEQAQDVFNAYLLSKESSSYNSDLSPADQGGISEDEVIEKLKDEDVDPVGEISKIEVYDDGEGYTSSIKLYSANYSGGITFDGYKFKSIFNLRAPGTIVIWTSFYDILRQ
- a CDS encoding glycosyltransferase family 2 protein; protein product: MIQKLLVIIPAYNEDASIGKVVGDLRTVGFEDILVVNDGSWDTTVTVAQKFGATVISHILNVGLGGAIATGLEYARYQNYNFAITFDADGQHKTEDALKIKEALFLQKFDFVIGTRIKDLAKGYKLRYLVNILSNLITYALYGVYVSDSQSGMRGFNRKALELLQPVTSGYEVSTELIGLAKKSNLKIGEIPIKGIYTSYSLKKGQKVTNAFKVLRRLLVS